GGATTCCGGGATCGCAATGCCGCTATAGGCCACTTACACTTGCATTTGCTTGTGTCGCTCCCCGGATTCTCGCTAACGCTTCATCCGGGCTACGAAATAGCTCCCATAAAAAAACGCCAGCATCACTGGCGTTTTTTTATTGCGCAAACCCAAACCGGGTTATCCCAACTTATTGCGAATCGCCGCTTCAATCCCGGCTGCATCCAGCCCGCAATCAGCCAGCAACTGGTTCTGCTCGCCATGTTCGACGTAGGCGTCCGGCAAGCCCAGTACCAGCGTGTTGATCACCACCGCTTGCGCCGACAGACTTTCCAGCACGGCACTGCCCGCGCCGCCCATGATGGCGTTGTCTTCTACCGTCACCAGCAGGTCATGCGTCGCGGCCAGTTCGGCGATCAGCGCATCGTCCAGCGGCTTCACAAAGCGCATGTTGGCGACGGTGGCGTTGAGCGCTTCACCCGCCTGCAGCGCAGCACCGAGACGCGTACCAAATGCCAGGATGGCAATCTTTTCACCACGGCGACGCACTTCGCCTTTACCCCACGGCAACACGGTCATTTCAGTTTCAACCGCCACGCCCATGCCGGAACCGCGCGGATAACGTACCGCAGTCGGGCCGTCGTGCAGGAACGCGGTGTACAGCATCTGGCGACATTCGTTTTCGTCACCCGGCGCCAGAATCGCCATATTGGGAATGCAACGCAGGAACGAATAATCGAACGAACCCGCATGCGTTGGACCATCGGCGCCCACCAGGCCAGCGCGGTCAATGGCAAACACCACCGGCAGGTTCTGTAGCGCGACGTCGTGAATGAGTTGATCGTAGGCCCGTTGCAGGAAGGTGGAATAAATCGCCACCACCGGCTTCATGCCTTCACAGGCCATACCACCGGCAAAGGTCACGGCATGTTGTTCGGCGATACCGACATCAAAATAGCGGGTGGGATATTGCTCGGCAAAACGCACCAAGCCAGAACCTTCGCGCATCGCCGGGGTAATACCTACCAGACGCTCGTCTTTGGCAGCCATATCGCACAGCCAGTCGCCGAAGATTTTGGTAAATGTCGGCTTGGCCGCAGCTTTACCCTGCATGCCGTCTTCTGGCGTGAACGGCGTCACGGCGTGGTATTTGACCGGATCGGCCACGGCCAGTTTGTAGCCCTGCCCTTTCTTGGTCACCACATGCAGAAACTGCGGACCAGACAATTTTTTGATATTGGATAACGTGGCAACCAGCGTATCCATATCGTGGCCATCAATCGGGCCGATGTAGTTAAAACCGAATTCTTCAAACAACAGGCCGGGCGTAAACAGTCCCTTCAATTGTTCTTCGCTGCGTTTGGCCAGCTCACGTAGCGGCGGCACTTTATCCAGCATGCGGCCAGAGACATTGCGAAAGCCGTTGTAAAACTTACCCGACAACATGCGCGCCAGATAGTTGTTGAGCGCGCCGACATTGGGCGAGATCGACATTTCGTTGTCGTTGAGGATCACCAGCAGGTCCACATCACGATCGCCCGCATTGTTCAGTGCCTCGAACGCCATACCGGCGGTCATCGAGCCGTCACCAATAATCGCAATGGCTTTCCGATTTTCGCCCTTGAGCTTGGCCGCTTCAGCAAACCCCAGTGCCGCGCCGATGCTGGTACTGGAATGACCCACGCCAAAGGTGTCGTATTCGCTTTCTTCGCGCTTGGGAAAGCCCGCCAGACCATGTTGCTGGCGCATGGTGGACATGCGCTCTTTGCGGCCCGTGAGCACCTTGTGCGGATAACTCTGGTGACCCACATCCCAGACGATGCGGTCTTCTGGCGTGTTGAACACGTAATGCAGCGCGATGGTCAGCTCAACTGCACCCAGATTGGATGCAAAGTGGCCGCCGGTGCTGCTGATCGAATCCAGCAAAAACTGGCGCAGTTCGGTAGCAACCTGTGGCAGTTCACTTTTGTCGAGTTGGCGCAGATCGCCAGGCAAATTGATTTGGTCGAGCAATGTGGTCATGACTTTATTCTTTTAACTGCGACGGTCGACAATGAAATCCGCCAGGGCATGCAAACGTGCAGCACGTTCACCAAAGGGTTCCAGTGCGGCATGCGCTTGCGCCAGCAACTCGGCAGCTTTGTCTTTGGCGCCATTCAGTCCCAATAGGGAAACATAAGTGGGCTTGTGGTTGGCCGCATCTTTACCGGCGGTTTTGCCCAAGGTAGCGGTGTCGGCCTCTTCATCCAGCACGTCATCCACCACCTGAAAGGCCAGACCCATGCATTTGGCAAAGTGATCCAGCCGTTGGCGGTCTTCATGCGCCAATGGCTGGCCACAGTAAGTGCCCAACACCACGCTCGCCCGGATCAGCGCGCCGGTTTTCAGAATATGCATCAATTCCAGTTCGGGCAGCATCAGTGTCTGGCCGACACTGTAGAGGTCAATTCCCTGACCGCCGCACATGCCCAGACTGCCGGAAGCGCGCGCCAGCACGGCCAGTGCGGCCACTTGATCTTCGGCACGGGCAAAGCTGGCATGTGCGAGCACATCAAAAGCATGCGCTTGCAACGCGTCGCCAGCCAGCAAGGCGGTGGCTTCATCAAACTGCACGTGCACCGTCGGTTTGCCCCGGCGCAGCACGTCGTTATCCATTGCGGGCATGTCGTCATGCACCAGCGAATAAGCGTGGATCATTTCTACTGCAGCGGCGGCACGCGCCAGACAGGCTTCATCCGCGCCGACCAGTTCACCGGCGGCATAAGCCAGTAGTGGCCGCACCCGCTTGCCACCATCCAGCACGGCATAGCGCATGGCTTCATGCAGCCGTGCCGGGGCGTGGCTGACCGGGGGCAGGAAATGTTCCAGCGTGTTTTCCATGCGCGACTGAACGTCACGCATCCAATCTTTGAATTCGGTCACGCTGAGTCCCCATCCACTTTGAGGGCTTGCAGGCGGTCGCCTTCCAGGACCTTGAGCTGGCGCTCGGCATCGGCCAGTTTGCCTTCACAGTATTGCAGCAGCTCCTGCCCGCGTTGCCAGGCAGTGAGTGACGCCTCCAGCGCCAGGTTGCCGGATTCCAGCTGGCTGATCAGCGCTTCCAGCTCGGCAAAACCGGTTTCGAAATTCTCCGGCTGTTTGACTGTTTTGGGCATGGTGCAAAACTCGGCGGAAAATCCTGCGAACATAGCTTATTCGCGGGTTTGGCGTCAATGCTGCGCGGATAACTGTCGCACAATCGATTGGCTGGTCTTGGCCCGATATTGACGATTTGCCGCACTCAAGGCAGCCACCTCATCAGCCAGTCTGCACGGCAAATCCCTGCCTGATCAACGGGTCACTTTCGCCACAGCGGATTCAGGCTGGGTGATGGATCCAGAAACCCCAAAATATGCCCAGGCGGATTTATACCAGGTGGAGCACCAATGTAGTCAGTCGCAATGAAATCAGGCCACGGGCATCAAGAAGACTTGGGGCAAGCTTGTTTTCAGCGCGGCGGCCAGGTATTGACGGGCTTTTAGTGCAGGGCGAATGACTGTTGGGGAAAGAACGTGGCATTGCCATTGCCATCGCGGGCTTGCAGCCAGCAGGCATCGCATTGGGCGCTGGAAGACTGATGCATGCTGCAAGCAATCTGGTTTCCCTGCGATACGTCGAGAGGAAGTTGGCGCGTCTCCAAGCGTTCCGGCATACCCTGCGACAAAGCCGCTCGCGCTACGCTGGGGGCAAATCCCGCCTGGATCAGCAAGCGTTGCAAATCATTGGGCTGGCAACCGCTGGCCAGATTGTCGGCCAGCCAGCCTTGCCATTCCTCGTTCAGATAAACCAGACCACGATGCTGCTTACGCATTTTTCTTCCCCGGGTTGAGGGCACGCTCAACCGGTGCCGTTCAGATTGCGGCCATTCTGCCCGTAAGAAGTTTCTTAATCCACCCATCAGACAACAGGATATTTCTGATTGACCAAATGCGTTCTCACAAATAAATGTGCCGCTTTTTATTTGCGAAAACGCGCCATCAACCGAATTTGCAGCATCCTTGATTTTCCTCAACATACGAGGCGCCAAAAAACCAGCTCACATTCTCATATCGAAAAAACAATTTTGAGTGGCCCTAACGCCACATCAACTTGCATCCAGATCAGATTTTGAAGCGCATCGACAAATCAATCGCCCGCACATCTTTGGTCAACTTGCCTACCGATATGCGGTCCACGCCGGTTTCAGCGATGGCGCGGATGTGTTCCAGATCCACCCCGCCCGAAGCTTCCAGCACTGCCTTGCCACGCGAGCTTTGGACTGCGGCGTGCATGTCAGTCAGGCTCATATTGTCCAGCAACACCGACGTGGCGCCTGCATGCAGTGCTTCGTTCAGTTCATCCAGGTTTTCCACTTCGATCTGGATGGTGACCTCTGCCGGCGCCAAGGCCCGGGCGGCAGCCAGTGCGGCGCTGATGCTCCCGGCCGCCATGATGTGGTTTTCCTTGATCAGAATGCCGTCATACAAACCAATGCGCTGGTTCTCGCCACCACCCACGCGCACCGCGTATTTCTGCGCCAACCGCAGCCCCGGGATGGTTTTACGGGTGTCGTAAACCTTGGCATTCGTGCCCGCGACCGCATCGACATAGCGCCGCGTCTCGGTCGCGACTGACGATAGCAATTGCAGGAAGTTGAGCGACGTCCGTTCGCTGGTCAGCAAACCGCGCGCCGAGCCTTCAATCGTGCACAGCAAGGTGTCTGCGGCCACGCGCTTTCCTTCTTGCACCTGCCAGAGCACGCGGCTGTTGGGGTCGACCTGGCGATAGGCTTCTTCAAACCAGGCCTGACCGCAGATCACGGCATCTTCGCGCGCGATGACCGTGGCGCTGCCTTTATGGTCTGCCGCAATCAATTGAGCGGTCCAGTCACATTGGCCAATATCTTCATACAGTGCGGCAGCCACCTGAGCGGCGATAACGTGATTTGCAGGCAATACAGCAGTCATGACTTCTTGTTTCCTGAAAGATATGGATAGCTCGTGTTTTCAGTTGGCCGGTTTAGTGTTCCGGCCATGGCAGCGGTGCGATGGCAGTTTTGACCTCACCGCGAATCCGCGCCAGTGCGGCGTCGTTTTCTGCTTCCAGCCGCAGCGTCAACACCGGCGTGGTGTTGGAAGCGCGGATCAGGCCAAAGCCGTCCGCGTATTCAATGCGTAAACCGTCGATGGTGATCAGGCTGGTGGAGGTCGGAAAGGTCGCACTTTGCGCAATCCGTGCCACCACCGCGTGACCGTCTTCCGACACCGGCACCTGGATTTCCGGCGAAGAAACAAATTGCGGCATGCTGTCCAGCAAGGCGTCCAGATCAGTGCCAGCGGCGATCATTTGCAGGATGCGCGCGCCGGCATACATGCCGTCGTCAAACTTCCATTGGCCAAACGCCAGGTGGCCGGACAACTCACCAGCAACAAGGGCATTTGTCTCTTTCAGCCGCTTTTTCATATGCGTGTGGCCAGTGGCAATGGCTTCACTGGTGCCGCCCAGTTGCTGCACCCACACCGATACCGCCCGGCTGGATTTCACGTCGTACAAGATATGGCCACCGGGCTGTTGATCTAGCTCTGCCTTGGCGAACAACATCAGAATTTTGTCGCCGGGGACGATCCGGCCACTTTTGGTGACCACGCCCAGCCGGTCGCCATCACCATCAAACGCCAAGCCAACATCAGCGCCGCTGCGAGCCACTTCAGCCTGCAGGTCGACCAGATTGGCCGCAACTTGTGGATCGGGATGGTGATTGGGGAAATGGCCATCCACCTCGGTAAACAGGCCGGTCACATTGCAGCCGAGCATTTTGTATAACTCAGGAGCCATTGCTCCGGTCACGCCGTTGCCGCAATCAATGACCACGTTCAGCGGCCTTTTCAACTGATTCTGGGCGCACAAGTCGGTGAGGTAATCAGGGGTAATATCCAGCGTTGCAACACTACCCGTGCCAGTGGCGAAGTCTTCGGCTTCGATCAGGTCGGCCAGACTCGCGAGCTTTTCATCGCCCACGGTCACGCCGCCATCCATGATCTTGATGCCATTGTAATTGGGTGGGTTGTGGCTGCCGGTCACCACCGCGCCGCACCCGTCGGTACGATACAGCGCCGCGAAATACATCATGGGTGTCGCGGCCAGGCCTAGATCGAGCACTTGCAAGCCGCCCTCCTGCAAACCACGAATCAGTTGCGCGGCAAGTTCCGGGCTGGATAAACGCCCGTCACGGCCAACTGAGAAACGCTTGTGACCTGCGCGTACGGCCATGGTGCCGGCAGCGCGGCCAATCAGGTAAGCGGCTTGTGGCGTGAGCTTGTCCACGGTGGAACGGACGTCATATGCCTTGAACAGGGTGCGGTCGATGCGGGCCATAATACCTCCGGTTTACAGACTGTGTTCACAGGCTGTGTTTACAGATTATTCGTGCAGCGCTCGTGACGCTGGCAAATGCGCTTGAAAGAACTTCAACAAGGTGTCGGGCAACCACGCCAGTTGGCCTGGCGGCCTGCCGCTGGCAAACCCGACATGTCCGCCCGTTTGCGGCTGCAGCAAAGTCACGCTGGCGGACACATCCATGCGCGTGGGCAAACTGTGGGCGGGAATAAACGGATCATTGCGGGCGCTGACAATCAGCGTGGGCACCGCAATATTGATCAGATGCGGCTTGCTGCTGGCGGCTTGCCAGTAATGATCCACATTGCGAAAACCATGCAACGGTGCGGTGACCAGGTTATCAAACTCACGCAGGGTTTTTGCCCGCAACAGCGCGTCGCGGTCAATCCGCGTACTCGCGTGCAACTTGAGTTTAGTCAGGGTTTTGGTTTTAAGCGTGCGCAGAAATTCACGGGTATAGATCTGCCGGTTCAACCCGGCATCCAGCACCGCGCCACAGGCGGTGAGATCCATCGGCGCGCAAACCGCAGCAGCACCGTCGATCACCTGACTCGCCGCACTGCCGTTCTCACCCAGCCATTTAAGCAAGGCATTGCCACCCAGCGACACCCCAGCCGCAAACAATGGCGCGTCCGGATATTGCTGGCGAATGCGTCTGAGTACCCAGTCGATCTCGGCCGAATCCCCCGCATGATAAGCACGCGGCAGCTTGTTGGTGATGTCGCCGCATGAACGGAAATGCGGCACCACGCCGCGCCAGCCGCGCGCCGTCGCGGCCTGGAATAAAGACAAGGAATAGTGGCTGCGCGAACTGCCTTCCAGACCGTGAAACAGCACCACTAATGGCGCGTCTGTCGGGCCGTCCAGCCAGTCGGTGGCGATCTCGTCGTCGTCGGGGGTCGCCCATAGTTCGCGGCGAAATGCCAGCTGAGGTCGTCCGCCCAATATCAGCGCGGGATAAAGCGTTTGCAGATGGCCGCCGGGCAGCCATGACGGCGCATGGTAATCGGCAATTTCAGGGTTCAAGTCGCGTAGCATGGGCGAAGGCTAGTGCAAGCGGGCTGCGGGTTCAAGCGCAACCCGCAGCAAACAGCGCCTGCGCGCCCGTCAACCCTGCGCGACAGGCTAGCTATCAACGCCAGGTAACGAGTGGACAGGCAATATCGTTACCGGTCAGATAGCGATACCTTTGTCATCAAACATGCCTTCAAACAGGATCGAACTCAGATAGCGTTCGCCCGAATCCGGCAGGATCACCACAATGGTTTTGCCAGCGTTTTCCGGTTTTTTGGCCAGACGCACCGCCACGGCCACAGCGGCGCCGCAAGAGATACCCGACAGCAAACCTTCATCGCGCGCCAGGCGTCGGGCGTACTCGACAGCCTCTTCGTTGCTGACTTGTTCCACCGCATCCACCAGCGATAAATCCAGTACATCCGGCACAAAGCCAGCGCCAATGCCTTGAATCTTGTGCGGACCCGGCTTGATCGGCTCACCCGCCAGCTTTTGCGTTAGCACCGGGCTAGCCGTTGGTTCGACCGCCACCGACTGGATCGCCTTGTTGCGATGCTGTTTGAAATAACGCGAGATACCGGTAATGGTGCCGCCGGTGCCCACGCCAGACACCAGGATATCGACATTGCCGTCAGTGGCTTCCCAGATTTCCGGGCCGGTAGTGGCAACGTGTATCGCCGGGTTGGCCGGGTTTTTGAATTGCTGCAGCAACACGTAGCGCTCCGGATCAGAAGCTACGATTTCTTCGGCCTTGGCGATGGCGCCATTCATGCCTTTGGCGCCTTCGGTCAGCACCAGCTTGGCACCAAATGCCGCCAGTAATTTGCGCCGCTCCAGGCTCATGGTTTCCGGCATGGTCAAAGTGAGCGGAATGCCTTTGGCTGCAGCCACAAACGCCAGCGCGATACCCGTGTTACCGCTGGTAGGTTCGACCAGTTCTTTGCCCGGCCCGAGCAAACCGCGTTGTTCTGCGTCAGCCACCATGGCCGCGCCAATGCGGCATTTCACCGAATATGCCGGATTGCGCCCTTCTACCTTGGCCAGAATGGTGGCCGGCGCGCCATCGGCAATGCGGTTGAGTTTGACCAGCGGTGTGTTGCCGAT
This genomic interval from Silvimonas soli contains the following:
- the dxs gene encoding 1-deoxy-D-xylulose-5-phosphate synthase, translating into MTTLLDQINLPGDLRQLDKSELPQVATELRQFLLDSISSTGGHFASNLGAVELTIALHYVFNTPEDRIVWDVGHQSYPHKVLTGRKERMSTMRQQHGLAGFPKREESEYDTFGVGHSSTSIGAALGFAEAAKLKGENRKAIAIIGDGSMTAGMAFEALNNAGDRDVDLLVILNDNEMSISPNVGALNNYLARMLSGKFYNGFRNVSGRMLDKVPPLRELAKRSEEQLKGLFTPGLLFEEFGFNYIGPIDGHDMDTLVATLSNIKKLSGPQFLHVVTKKGQGYKLAVADPVKYHAVTPFTPEDGMQGKAAAKPTFTKIFGDWLCDMAAKDERLVGITPAMREGSGLVRFAEQYPTRYFDVGIAEQHAVTFAGGMACEGMKPVVAIYSTFLQRAYDQLIHDVALQNLPVVFAIDRAGLVGADGPTHAGSFDYSFLRCIPNMAILAPGDENECRQMLYTAFLHDGPTAVRYPRGSGMGVAVETEMTVLPWGKGEVRRRGEKIAILAFGTRLGAALQAGEALNATVANMRFVKPLDDALIAELAATHDLLVTVEDNAIMGGAGSAVLESLSAQAVVINTLVLGLPDAYVEHGEQNQLLADCGLDAAGIEAAIRNKLG
- a CDS encoding polyprenyl synthetase family protein, with protein sequence MRDVQSRMENTLEHFLPPVSHAPARLHEAMRYAVLDGGKRVRPLLAYAAGELVGADEACLARAAAAVEMIHAYSLVHDDMPAMDNDVLRRGKPTVHVQFDEATALLAGDALQAHAFDVLAHASFARAEDQVAALAVLARASGSLGMCGGQGIDLYSVGQTLMLPELELMHILKTGALIRASVVLGTYCGQPLAHEDRQRLDHFAKCMGLAFQVVDDVLDEEADTATLGKTAGKDAANHKPTYVSLLGLNGAKDKAAELLAQAHAALEPFGERAARLHALADFIVDRRS
- the xseB gene encoding exodeoxyribonuclease VII small subunit; its protein translation is MPKTVKQPENFETGFAELEALISQLESGNLALEASLTAWQRGQELLQYCEGKLADAERQLKVLEGDRLQALKVDGDSA
- a CDS encoding YheT family hydrolase; protein product: MLRDLNPEIADYHAPSWLPGGHLQTLYPALILGGRPQLAFRRELWATPDDDEIATDWLDGPTDAPLVVLFHGLEGSSRSHYSLSLFQAATARGWRGVVPHFRSCGDITNKLPRAYHAGDSAEIDWVLRRIRQQYPDAPLFAAGVSLGGNALLKWLGENGSAASQVIDGAAAVCAPMDLTACGAVLDAGLNRQIYTREFLRTLKTKTLTKLKLHASTRIDRDALLRAKTLREFDNLVTAPLHGFRNVDHYWQAASSKPHLINIAVPTLIVSARNDPFIPAHSLPTRMDVSASVTLLQPQTGGHVGFASGRPPGQLAWLPDTLLKFFQAHLPASRALHE
- the nadC gene encoding carboxylating nicotinate-nucleotide diphosphorylase, which translates into the protein MTAVLPANHVIAAQVAAALYEDIGQCDWTAQLIAADHKGSATVIAREDAVICGQAWFEEAYRQVDPNSRVLWQVQEGKRVAADTLLCTIEGSARGLLTSERTSLNFLQLLSSVATETRRYVDAVAGTNAKVYDTRKTIPGLRLAQKYAVRVGGGENQRIGLYDGILIKENHIMAAGSISAALAAARALAPAEVTIQIEVENLDELNEALHAGATSVLLDNMSLTDMHAAVQSSRGKAVLEASGGVDLEHIRAIAETGVDRISVGKLTKDVRAIDLSMRFKI
- a CDS encoding phosphomannomutase/phosphoglucomutase: MARIDRTLFKAYDVRSTVDKLTPQAAYLIGRAAGTMAVRAGHKRFSVGRDGRLSSPELAAQLIRGLQEGGLQVLDLGLAATPMMYFAALYRTDGCGAVVTGSHNPPNYNGIKIMDGGVTVGDEKLASLADLIEAEDFATGTGSVATLDITPDYLTDLCAQNQLKRPLNVVIDCGNGVTGAMAPELYKMLGCNVTGLFTEVDGHFPNHHPDPQVAANLVDLQAEVARSGADVGLAFDGDGDRLGVVTKSGRIVPGDKILMLFAKAELDQQPGGHILYDVKSSRAVSVWVQQLGGTSEAIATGHTHMKKRLKETNALVAGELSGHLAFGQWKFDDGMYAGARILQMIAAGTDLDALLDSMPQFVSSPEIQVPVSEDGHAVVARIAQSATFPTSTSLITIDGLRIEYADGFGLIRASNTTPVLTLRLEAENDAALARIRGEVKTAIAPLPWPEH
- the cysK gene encoding cysteine synthase A; translation: MAHWFQDNAQSIGNTPLVKLNRIADGAPATILAKVEGRNPAYSVKCRIGAAMVADAEQRGLLGPGKELVEPTSGNTGIALAFVAAAKGIPLTLTMPETMSLERRKLLAAFGAKLVLTEGAKGMNGAIAKAEEIVASDPERYVLLQQFKNPANPAIHVATTGPEIWEATDGNVDILVSGVGTGGTITGISRYFKQHRNKAIQSVAVEPTASPVLTQKLAGEPIKPGPHKIQGIGAGFVPDVLDLSLVDAVEQVSNEEAVEYARRLARDEGLLSGISCGAAVAVAVRLAKKPENAGKTIVVILPDSGERYLSSILFEGMFDDKGIAI